A stretch of Physeter macrocephalus isolate SW-GA chromosome 8, ASM283717v5, whole genome shotgun sequence DNA encodes these proteins:
- the LOC102974264 gene encoding neuronal vesicle trafficking-associated protein 1: MVKLGNNFTEKGTKQPLLEDGFDTIPLMTPLDVNQLQFPPPDKVVVKTKTENEPDRKKGKARSPKIAEFTVSITEGVTERFKVSVLVFFALVFLTCVIFLVVYKVYNYDRACPDGFTLKNTQCIPGGLESYYAEQDSDAREKFYTVTNHYNLATQSITHSVSPWMSVLSEEKETEQETEALRAGD; the protein is encoded by the coding sequence ATGGTGAAGTTGGGAAACAATTTCACGGAGAAGGGCACCAAGCAGCCGCTGCTGGAGGATGGCTTCGACACCATCCCCCTGATGACGCCCCTTGATGTCAATCAGCTGCAGTTCCCGCCCCCGGATAAGGTGGTCGTGAAAACTAAGACTGAAAATGAACCTGACCGAAAGAAAGGCAAAGCACGTTCTCCCAAGATAGCCGAGTTCACTGTCAGCATCACTGAGGGTGTTACCGAGAGGTTCAAGGTGTCTGTGCTGGTCTTCTTTGCCCTGGTCTTCCTCACCTGTGTCATCTTCCTGGTCGTCTACAAGGTGTACAACTATGACCGTGCCTGTCCCGATGGCTTCACCCTCAAGAACACCCAGTGCATCCCAGGAGGCTTGGAGAGCTACTATGCGGAGCAAGACTCCGACGCCCGGGAGAAATTTTACACCGTCACCAACCACTACAACCTGGCCACGCAGAGCATCACCCACTCGGTGTCACCGTGGATGTCAGTTCTGTCGGAAGAGAAGGAGACTGAGCAGGAGACCGAGGCTCTCAGAGCAGGAGACTGA